One window from the genome of Cricetulus griseus strain 17A/GY chromosome 2, alternate assembly CriGri-PICRH-1.0, whole genome shotgun sequence encodes:
- the Sgk1 gene encoding serine/threonine-protein kinase Sgk1 isoform X4, whose protein sequence is MKEEALRSPWKAFMKQRRMGLNDFIQKIANNSYACKHPEVQSILKISQPQEPELMNANPSPPPSPSQQINLGPSSNPHAKPSDFHFLKVIGKGSFGKVLLARHKAEEAFYAVKVLQKKAILKKKEEKHIMSERNVLLKNVKHPFLVGLHFSFQTADKLYFVLDYINGGELFYHLQRERCFLEPRARFYAAEIASALGYLHSLNIVYRDLKPENILLDSQGHIVLTDFGLCKENIEHNGTTSTFCGTPEYLAPEVLHKQPYDRTVDWWCLGAVLYEMLYGLPPFYSRNTAEMYDNILNKPLQLKPNITNSARHLLEGLLQKDRTKRLGAKEDFMEIKNHIFFSLINWDDLINKKITPPFNPNVSGPSDLRHFDPEFTEEPVPNSIGRSPDSILITASVKEAAEAFLGFSYAPPMDSFL, encoded by the exons CCCTGAAGTTCAGTCCATTTTGAAAATCTCCCAACCTCAGGAGCCCGAGCTTATGAACGCCAACCCCTCTCCTCCG ccaAGTCCTTCTCAACAAATCAACCTTGGTCCGTCCTCCAATCCTCATGCTAAACCATCTGACTTCCATTTCTTGAAAGTGATTGGAAAGGGCAGTTTTGGAAAG GTTCTTCTAGCCAGACACAAGGCAGAAGAAGCATTCTATGCGGTCAAAGTTTTACAGAAGAAGGCTATCCTGAAAAAGAAGGAG GAGAAGCATATCATGTCAGAGCGGAACGTTCTGCTGAAGAATGTGAAGCACCCTTTCCTGGTGGGCCTCCACTTCTCTTTCCAGACTGCCGACAAACTGTACTTTGTCCTTGACTACATTAACGGTGGAGAG CTGTTCTACCATCTCCAGAGGGAACGCTGCTTCCTAGAACCACGGGCTCGCTTCTATGCTGCTGAAATAGCAAGTGCCTTGGGCTATCTGCACTCCTTGAACATAGTTTATAG AGACTTAAAGCCAGAGAATATTCTCCTGGACTCACAGGGACACATTGTCCTGACTGACTTTGGGCTCTGCAAGGAAAACATTGAGCACAACGGTACCACGTCCACCTTCTGTGGCACACCTGAG TATCTTGCACCTGAAGTACTCCATAAGCAGCCATATGACAGGACCGTGGACTGGTGGTGCCTCGGAGCTGTCTTGTATGAGATGCTCTATGGCCTG cctccatttTATAGCCGGAACACAGCTGAGATGTACGACAACATTCTGAACAAGCCCCTCCAGTTGAAACCAAATATTACAAACTCAGCAAGGCACCTCCTGGAGGGCCTCCTGCAGAAGGACAGGACAAAGAGGCTGGGTGCCAAGGAAGACTTT ATGGAGATTAAGAatcatattttcttctctctaatTAACTGGGATGATCTCATTAATAAGAAGATTACACCCCCATTTAACCCAAACGTG AGTGGACCCAGTGACCTTCGGCACTTTGACCCCGAGTTTACTGAAGAGCCAGTCCCCAACTCCATTGGCAGGTCCCCCGACAGCATTCTTATCACGGCCAGCGTCAAGGAAGCTGCAGAAGCCTTCCTTGGCTTCTCCTATGCGCCTCCCATGGACTCTTTCCTCTGA